TGGAGCGACAGACATTAGCAtccacagagcaacactgctagtgtgtctaaaaagacaataaaagaagagacagtcatgttgatatgaacattagagaaacacatcatggagctgaaacatgatccTGCTTCATCATTTGCACTCGTTCACCTCAGCCGACACGTTCAACAGCACACaggtttttgtattactctGTCTCACTGTGGGAGGACACGAGGTATAGTTACCTGATCTTTCTCTCTGGAACTAAACTGTTTGTAACAGGTAAGAATAAAgcttcattttccttcagttgttttattgaacaagtgtaaaatgtgtttttaatgagtttctgctgcttcaggctttacatgttagtttgttcataATTAGTAGAGAATTCTTGCAGCCGTGCAGCTATTGTTCCATAAAAAGGTTCATAACTcctgaaaagatgtttaaatctcactgcacagctgaagttattctttatttctgcaggagatcaaactgatttatagagaaaaagtttgatattgaCAATGTTACAAATATGCAGTATTTGATCCTCTCAGTAATTCAGCACCAtctcttgtttttataaaacaacatcatatatgatattaaacataatttaatatatgtcagtaaatgtaGTTGAGAAACatataactttaaatatgttgtataggatcattaataattcataattAAATGGTCAAAAGTATTTCATATGATGGTACATATGTCTTTTAGTGTGAGATATATTTAAACACAATGtcaaacacataaatatatgATATGGATATTAATTTATATGTTTCAACATATTAATTAATATCCATATAAAATATCatatgatgacacacacatatatgtgttTGTACGTTTAAAcacctttaatgtaaatataaaaataaatagtaaatgAAGTCGAACATTATTCTGAAAATTtaagtcaaaatattttgtaaacatatgataaatattgtgttttaatactgaacatatgatgatgtcattgagacatgatttatttttagattatattacagtaattagattacaaattatatcaaatgtaatacatttaaaGGGTCAAGCTGCAACATGACAAATCTATTTTAGATGATGGTTAATTTTTCTttcaatgtaaaatatatttatacatgaagacaaacagatACTGAACATGATattacaataaatataaaacaaatccaatatttacaaaaaaatgatgTAGGATGATATAAAATGGCCCATgtaaacatttctttctttttttgttaatcGACTTTTAAATGATTCACATAGAATATTCCTAAATAATTTTACAtataattaaaacataaataaataaacaatgccAAACTTAATTTTTGTTATGTTGATGTTATATTGTCAAATCTTAATCATACATGAAGTTCCTGTCAAAGATAAAGTCTAAACTTTCTTTATTGTATATTAAAAAGCAGTCGTTATTAATATTTGACATATCTGAACATATTATTGTAATTGTGTATGAATCTAAAAATATTGAGAGAAAGGTGATGAAATTATTGAagttctgatttgtttttcttcagcgTCTGAAGTACACGCTGGTAAATCTGTAACATGTTACACATGTTTTATGTGAACGTAAATGTAgataattattatcataattattgttattaatatgaAACATTCCTATTTTGTaatattatgataaatattgtTTTGCTATCTGTTTTAACATAATGATGAATTTTCCTGCAGGGACCAACAAAGTTTTACcttcttttttattaaattacaGCTTTGGGCatatgaaaacatgtatttgtattaaatgtaaatattaatgaaaAACGTATTAAATCATAgatgcatttttcttttaatatatataacatcTGGTGGataatgtaaacattaaatGTCAGCGCATATTAAACTTGAGGGTAAATATGTCCTTTATTATAATCTGTCTTTTATCATGATACAGATGAAGATTTTCCAttgtatgaaaatatgatgttataTCATTATTAGTAAGagtcataataatgatgaatgtgcacattgaaagaaagaagtgctgaacacatgatgttgtttgtccccatataacatatgatgacatgacatgatgagtgtgtttgatgtgcaggtgaatccagtctatgtgttgaactttgtgctgtattgatgagtagtttagtgatcagagtccatgtagtttccaggatcacactgaatgcagtgcagtgctggaagctgctgttgactgtgtcaatgtgtgtctgtgctgcttgttgctgctgtcaagcTTCAGATGAGCAGGTAGTGAAGCCCGTGGTGAGCGTGTacccagcagcatccagagcccacctggaggggaggagctccctgctgtgtgtggcctcagccatgtttcctcctctggtccGCTTCTCCTGGGAAAGACGAAAGGAGGATCAGGAGAAGTGGGTCTCTgctgagggagagcagctggagctcagagagTCGGGACGCACCGCCGCCATCTTGCTGGTTGACGGGAACGCTAACTTCACGTATAAATACCGCTGCTCCGTCCAGCACGAGGGGGGCACAGTGGAGGCCCAAACAGAACAAGGTAATGAAGGCTTGGTGACTGTGTTCAGCagtgattcagcttcatgtggaGACGCTgtcaaagagagcagaggagcagaggactgacatttcttttggcctcttttctgtttcagaggttccagcagctgcagcagcctcctgtcctccagagagagagccagCAGACCTGCCAGCTCTGCAGCAAGCTGACTGTAAGATCCTGATAAACCACAAAGTCAAATCCTGTTCAGGGCCCCTAAAAAGCTTGTTGGGGCCCTGACTTGTTGTATTTAATAAGAGCCTTTGAGCTTTCATTCAAACTGTAGCTGACCCCTGTCTTCATGTAAAGATGGTTGTCCCGTCTGGAAAAGTCCAAATTCTACTGATGTAAATGTCACGATGTTCTGATGAAATTAacactgtttgtctgtgtgtgtgtgtctctctgtgtgtgtgtgtgtgcgtgtgtgtgtgtgtgtgtgtgtgtcagtgttctTCCAGTCTCAGTGCagggtgaagctgctctgtgtgctctacacagtgctgatagtgaagagtctggtgtactgctgtggactctctctgctgaggatcCTCTGAAACAAGGGACCGTCCACCAACTGCTcacatgctgactgactgttttctgctcgccttttctcaccatcaaatctcatcagttcgtctcattgatcactttgatcagcactcacaaatgtcaatgttcatgttttgtggttggttgtaaaatgtatcttttgatGCACAGGTTAGATTCAGTCAtcctacatatataaatacatatatacacatatatatctgcAGTGACTGAGTATAAATTCTGTGCTATagtgttattttcatcctctagtttatttccactttgaattgtgacttgtataataatagaacatgaagctgaatcattAGCTGTCTGctagatatttgattgttttagtatttttctcttcttgtctttctttttaatacattatgcagagtgtggcagctttgttcaattctttcagtgtaacattctcaataaagtgaaaaatcacagtgtgtgttttagaaacagtcttgtttttatggatttcagtttgtcttcagagcaaatcatcagaaacagaatcaacttCATGGACCATGTATGTTGACGC
The sequence above is drawn from the Sparus aurata chromosome 21, fSpaAur1.1, whole genome shotgun sequence genome and encodes:
- the LOC115572105 gene encoding uncharacterized protein LOC115572105, with product MLFLPAAALCCLCSALVTMAAQLIQEDLTLTRRVDGDVSFSCRGTDQCDNSNNVYWIQKKDTETFKRILRIDKRSCKIEQRYDHPQKNDFLVVNNQNSCELEIQNVTLLHSATYYCECWKKAYLIFLSGTKLFVTDEQVVKPVVSVYPAASRAHLEGRSSLLCVASAMFPPLVRFSWERRKEDQEKWVSAEGEQLELRESGRTAAILLVDGNANFTYKYRCSVQHEGGTVEAQTEQEVPAAAAASCPPEREPADLPALQQADLFFQSQCRVKLLCVLYTVLIVKSLVYCCGLSLLRIL